The DNA segment AGACCGTTATACGGTGAGCCACATGGTGACGCCCTGACAGCGTCCATGCtcacttcggtctctagtctggaccactTCGGTGGGGTCAGGAtactcggttagcaaaaaaaaaaaatttatcatataaataaacgaTGGATTACAGATGCAAAACCTTTACCTCTCCGGATCCCAGCCATCAAAGGTTCGCTCACATCTTCCCCGTGACAGTCACAGTTTACTATTTTATGGTGAGTTTTTGGAGTTATCGTTTTTTTCCTTACAAATAAAAGCACCAGAAGGTTCCATAGAGGCACATAACCTTTGGGACCCTTAGTTAACTCGAGCATGAATGTGTAAAGACACTTCCAGACTATTCGGAAGTTATaacccctttttttttgttcctggCCATACGTTTCCAGATATGTTCagatattgaaaacgttttcaAGCTATGTTATgtatttcatatatattaaaggCGTACACATGAATCTCCAATTTAATAAAATGATCTCATatgcatatacatatatatgtttactTGTGAATTtagtaattatatttagttACAAAGGAAAGAAATGGCCTAAATTATATGGCCACATACCTCTCCTGGAACCTGGCAAGTCGCATTCACACTGAGCACCACCACAAAATTTCTAGGTAAATCAATTCGTACTCCATCGATCTCAATCATTTCTTTAATTTCTTAGCTTGTGGGAGATTAACCAAGGAATAACACgtaaaaaatatgataagacTTACTTTTTTTCAAACAGAATTGATATATGACCTCATAATTAATCTGATTCTTATTCAAAACTTAATTTTTGTCTTAGAAATCAATTTAAACGGTAGCCACTTATATGGTCGTTGGTAGAAAGAGGAGGGGAACAACCATGGAGTGGACACATTGGCTAATCATAACCACATCTACATACCATCCACTCACGTCACTCGTCAAACCAAAATCTATAAACtcccaagaaaataaaaataaaagagatcACATAAAGTCTATATTtctagaaccaaaaaaaaagagttatagATTATAAAACGTCCGCCATATTTCTACTCTCTCTAATAGCTCACACCATCAAACACCAATTATATATCTCTTGTCTTATACAACTTTTCAAGAGAAGCTTtgctatatttattttagtgatttaggttttatgtaaaaatgaaaagtatgATCCTGAAGACGACATTAGAACTCTTCAAGGGGGATGGAGTGTACGGTACGGATCATCTCGACAGAAGCCGATTGGCTAGTCGATCATACCGGCTGAGTAATGGATCAAACCGGGTTTCCAAAATCGGTACAATCCATTACAAACGGTTAAGCATAACGAAGACCGGTATGCATGGTGGGACAAAAGCTCGAGCCGTCCTTAGCCCTGTGTCCGATCCGGCAGCTTCCTTAACCAAAAAGGTTAGTCTTCCATTTTATGTCTTTCTTTTAAGCCATGTTCTTACACTCGTTCTTATGTTTCATATGCGTCTTGATAAAAAAGACAACACCGATCATGGCCATGGGGTTGAACCATAGATGTTGCAGCTCTGTTTGTTCTCTTTCTTTTAATTGAATTATGTAGAGGAGTGTAAACCGGAGATGTATACTTGGCTTATCCTCTCAGTTGTGAACACAAAATCGATTACGCAATTGTGACATGGTTTGTCTTGTGAGATGATTGTCAATGCTGGTTGGTCCCGTAATTCTTGTTTAAAcattgaagttttgaagttaaaCTGATTAAATGCATGAGATCATTTTTAATGAAGAGAGGTCAATAGTAAATAAACTTCATTAACCAGTTATGTTGTAATGAATCATCGGTCCAGTTTGGTGGTTGAAGGCCTAATTAGTGAACCGTGAACATTTTTGCGTCGATACTTTAGATTCTTATGCCACTTGGGAGATCCACTGTGCAATTAGTGAGCCGTTTCGCAATTATACAAAAGAATCCGTGACGAATTTGTCTATTGGGAGATCCACTATCCACATGATGCAAtagaaacaaaaaccaaaacgtCAATCAAAATTCTTGGCTTCCAGGAATTTTGATATTAGCTAGTTCATGTGTTTAGATGGTATGAATGAACTAGTTGAATTTTATATCAGTTTTGTGTTATTTCTTagaatatcaaattaaaaaaatatccagTAATAattagataatttaaaatatcaatataatAACGAAGGGatagtttcaaaatttgcaatgctttcttaatattttttaattttagaaatcaGTGAGAAATATGCCTTTTTGTTATAATGTTAATATTTTCAAGAATTTATGTTTTATGGGTTATTTTTCATTGGGTTTGAGTAAAGAGAAATAAATTGCACAAATAGAAGAAAATGTTCGGAAAGAAAGAGTGGTGGTATAGTAAAGTGATTGTTGAGATCAGATATGGTTGCCACATCTACGACGAGTCACCATAGGAAGTTTCTTAAATTTTGGTCAATAATACTACAAAATTTAGCACTTCGAGGTTCGGATAATTTGGAATGGATCTCTTGACTAGATGACGATGTTGTTTGATTATGTATCACGACaaattaagaattttaaatgattcattcatctataagaattataatttcattttaaaagaattataaatttcactttataataaaataattgatagTAAGAAGAGATTGTCTTTAAGGAATTATAAGCTTGTATTAGAGTAAATACacaaatttagttttaaaatatttaaattaaattatattaatttggtTTAGTGTACtccttttaatattttctatttttattatagtttAAATTGCAAACATTATATTTAGGTGATAGATAAATAGTCATGTCCAAATTAAGTTGGATAAAATTGATCAATTTTATCTATTTCATCCAGCTTAGTATATATAGACACATACATGTCTTCTTTAACTTGCACAAACGTTTCTTCAATATAACATTCAATCCCCAGAAAACTAAAAACCTACAAACATGATGCAGCGAGTGTTCACCTTTGGAAAGGGAAGAAGCGAAGGCAACAAGGGCATGAAGTCCTTGGTATGTATCATCATCTTATACACATTGTTAATAGTTGTtctgtttttttcaaaattttcttaataacaAACATTGTTTTTGTATGAAGTTGGGAGGTAAAGGAGCGAACCTGGCGGAGATGGCGAGCATAGGCTTGTCGGTGCCGCCGGGGCTAACCATATCCACGGAGGCTTGTCAGCAATACCAGGTCGCCGGCAAGAAGCTACCAGAAGGTTTATGGGAAGAGATTTTAGAAGGTCTTAGCTTCATCGAACGTGACATTGGAGCTTCCCTCGCCGATCCCTCCAAGCCACTCCTCCTCTCCGTTCGCTCCGGCGCTGCCGTAAGtataaatatcttatattttcttgttgttgtcagcagtgccgtgcgaagagttttaggggcttaaggcaagttttaaaaataaatttatttacaacagtaatgaaaacaattttttaatatgatatattattttcaccaaatacacaagTCTAATACTGTAAGAAATAGTTTATAacgtaaatatgttatattatgtcatatagaaaaaaatacatgaattcaaaaagtgagttaattaattttcgtagaaatattttttttaaaaataagtttaaacCACTAtactagaaattattttaaattttgggacCCTAAAAACAATCATATTAATCGAGGGCCTGAGGCGAATGTCTTTTTTAATACACTGGTTGTCAGCATAACGTTTTATAAAACCATCTTTTAGATCAACGAATGAGATCAATGTGCGTTTATTTTCCCAAACGTTTATACTtcatttgatttgttttgaaacaTATGGTTTTGCATTGGTTGAATGATATAAgtttcatatataatattttagataaatacataattattataaaaaaattactaccTTTTTAcctaaaatactattaaaatataaattaatttaaaaagctTACTTAGAAATATGAAAGCACCTTACATTTAGAAAGGGAGAGAGTAGATTAGTGTTTTAGGAAAAatgtattaataaaaatataaaaacattaacatGACTTCGTTGTAGATCTCAATGCCCGGTATGATGGACACTGTACTAAACCTTGGCTTAAACGACCAAGTCGTGGTCGGTTTAGCAGCCAAAAGCGGAGAGCGTTTCGCTTACGATTCTTTCCGGCGGTTTCTTGACATGTTCGGTGACGTCGTAAGTCCTCTGTTTCTATACATTTAGAGATAACTTGTACGACAAGAAAAACTCTCTGACCACCTTCTCAATGCTATCTTGATTAATAAAAGGTGTTGGGGATTCCACACGCCAAGTTTGAAGAGAAGCTAGAGAGGATGAAGGAGAGCAAAGGAGTCAAAAACGACACTGAGTTAAGCGCTGAGGATCTCAAAGAGCTGGTTGAGCAGTACAAGAGTGTTTACTTGCAGGTCAAGGGTCAAGAGTTTCCTTCaggtttgattttttattttattttttgatctgAGATTTAAGTAACAACATTCAGGTTTTGGTTCCATAACATGAAGGGATTAACTGCAGATCCGAAAAAGCAACTGGAGCTAGCGATTGAAGCTGTGTTCGATTCTTGGGATAGTCCAAGAGCCATCAAGTACAGAAGCATTAACCAGATAAGTGGACTGAAAGGAACCGCGGTGAACATCCAATGCAtggtgtttggaaacatggggGACACTTCAGGAACTGGTGTTCTCTTCACCAGGAACCCTAGCACCGGAGAGAAGAAGCTCTACGGAGAGTTTCTTGTCAATGCTCAGGTTTGGCTTCTCAAACTAAACTCTTTAGCTTCCGTTTCTGGTCTTACACTAATATGTTTTTGGACAGGGAGAGGATGTGGTTGCAGGGATAAGAACACCAGAAGATTTGGACACAATGAAAAGATTAATGCCCCAGGCTTACGCGGAACTTGTAGAGAACTGTGACATCTTAGAGGCACATTACAAAGACATGATGGTTAGTACACATAAAATTCATATCAAGAAAAAACATGAcattatatttagttttgaaaaaaatggtCTCAAACGTGTGTTGCAGGATATCGAGTTCACGGTGCAAGAGGAGAGGTTGTGGATGCTGCAATGCAGAGCGGGTAAGAGAACGGGTAAAGGTGCGGTGAAGATAGCAGTTGATATGGTGAGTGAAGGTCTTGTAGACAAATCTACTGCTATCAAAATGGTGGAGCCTCAACATCTTGATCAACTTCTTCACCCACAGGTATGGTATATACATTAGACTCAACAATGTACGATTAGGGTTTAAGAAACAAAACAGAGATCAAcgaaagttttgttttttttgttgatggGTTTAGTTTCATGATCCGTCGGGGTACCGTGAAAAAGTGGTGGCGAAAGGCTTACCGGCGTCTCCAGGAGCGGCGGTTGGGCAAGTTGTGTTCACGGCGGAGGAAGCCGAAGCTTGGCATGCTCAGGGGAAGAACGTGATCCTGGTTCGAACGGAGACAAGCCCTGAAGATGTTGGAGGTATGCACGCAGCAGAAGGTATATTAACAGCGAGAGGAGGCATGACGTCACACGCGGCGGTTGTTGCTCGCGGTTGGGGAAAGTGCTGCATCGCTGGTTGCTCAGAGATTCGAGTCGACGAGAACCATAAGGTTAAAAACATTTAATCTTTGAAAGTTTTAAGGGAAGCTTGTTTCTCAAGTTAGGGTTTTGGTGAAACATTTCAGGTTCTGTTGATTGGAGATTTGGCGATAAATGAAGGTGAGTGGATCTCAATGAA comes from the Brassica rapa cultivar Chiifu-401-42 chromosome A01, CAAS_Brap_v3.01, whole genome shotgun sequence genome and includes:
- the LOC103870831 gene encoding pyruvate, phosphate dikinase 1, chloroplastic encodes the protein MKSMILKTTLELFKGDGVYGTDHLDRSRLASRSYRLSNGSNRVSKIGTIHYKRLSITKTGMHGGTKARAVLSPVSDPAASLTKKRVFTFGKGRSEGNKGMKSLLGGKGANLAEMASIGLSVPPGLTISTEACQQYQVAGKKLPEGLWEEILEGLSFIERDIGASLADPSKPLLLSVRSGAAISMPGMMDTVLNLGLNDQVVVGLAAKSGERFAYDSFRRFLDMFGDVVLGIPHAKFEEKLERMKESKGVKNDTELSAEDLKELVEQYKSVYLQVKGQEFPSDPKKQLELAIEAVFDSWDSPRAIKYRSINQISGLKGTAVNIQCMVFGNMGDTSGTGVLFTRNPSTGEKKLYGEFLVNAQGEDVVAGIRTPEDLDTMKRLMPQAYAELVENCDILEAHYKDMMDIEFTVQEERLWMLQCRAGKRTGKGAVKIAVDMVSEGLVDKSTAIKMVEPQHLDQLLHPQFHDPSGYREKVVAKGLPASPGAAVGQVVFTAEEAEAWHAQGKNVILVRTETSPEDVGGMHAAEGILTARGGMTSHAAVVARGWGKCCIAGCSEIRVDENHKVLLIGDLAINEGEWISMNGTTGEVILGKQALAPPALSADLETFMSWADAVRRLKVMANADTPEDATAARKNGAEGIGLCRTEHMFFGADRIKAVRKMIMAVTTEQRKASLDVLLPYQRSDFEGIFRAMDGLPVTIRLLDPPLHEFLPEGDLDIIVQELAAETGMKEDVILSQVEKLSEVNPMLGFRGCRLGISYPELTEMQARAIFEAAASMQDQGVTVLPEIMVPLVGTPQELGHQVDVIRKVAKKVFVEKGQTVTYKVGTMIEIPRAALIADEIAEQAEFFSFGTNDLTQMTFGYSRDDVAKFLPMYLAKGILQHDPFEVLDQKGVGQLVKMATERGRAARPNLKVGVCGEHGGEPSSVAFFAEAGLDYVSCSPFRVPIARLAAAQVVVA